The following are encoded in a window of Mycobacteroides chelonae CCUG 47445 genomic DNA:
- a CDS encoding DUF4389 domain-containing protein, with translation MRGAIDAPSRWLFLVKWCVLAVPHYPILIFLYLMYPVLTVVAGIAILFTGRYPRIIFDVNVGVLRWSWRVMNYRFPMNSTDRYPPFTLAARPDYPGELDVDYPEHLTHWAVLVKVLLALPQIIICWAMEPLLQVLAVISAVRLLVRGTVSQGMFDLLMGIVRWRYRVAAYVSLMCDEYPPFRMDLGGGGT, from the coding sequence GTGCGAGGCGCGATCGACGCGCCCTCGCGCTGGCTCTTTCTCGTCAAATGGTGCGTGTTGGCCGTGCCGCACTACCCCATCTTGATCTTCCTGTATCTGATGTATCCGGTGCTGACCGTCGTCGCCGGTATCGCGATCTTGTTCACCGGCCGATATCCGCGAATCATCTTCGACGTCAACGTCGGAGTGCTGCGGTGGTCCTGGCGGGTGATGAACTACCGGTTTCCGATGAACAGCACCGATAGGTATCCGCCTTTCACGCTCGCCGCGCGGCCCGACTATCCCGGCGAACTCGATGTCGACTATCCAGAGCACCTCACCCATTGGGCAGTGCTGGTGAAGGTATTGCTGGCACTGCCGCAGATCATCATCTGCTGGGCCATGGAGCCACTGCTGCAGGTGCTGGCCGTCATTTCCGCGGTGCGGTTGTTGGTGAGAGGCACGGTGTCGCAAGGCATGTTCGACCTCCTCATGGGAATCGTGCGGTGGCGTTACCGGGTGGCCGCGTACGTGTCGTTGATGTGCGACGAATACCCGCCATTCCGGATGGACTTGGGCGGTGGTGGCACGTGA
- a CDS encoding class I SAM-dependent methyltransferase, with protein sequence MKQRNPLFPYIYGLGMPIFDRLFYRRYRRAAMSLATGRLLVVGLGPGTDLMFLPPAVTSVAAVEPEAAMRRMAGALARRCGVEVDIVEGVGEAIPFPDNSFDSVHVGLVLCSVDDVAATLGEIRRVLAPGGRLVVLEHVRGDGVMGRFQDLIAKPWSWLASGCEPNRRTVEAIAAAGFDTSGLRSVRRTLVPPPCTPHLQGVATVVE encoded by the coding sequence GTGAAGCAACGTAATCCGTTGTTCCCGTATATATATGGGCTCGGTATGCCGATATTCGACCGGCTGTTCTATCGCCGATACCGGCGGGCGGCGATGAGTCTTGCGACCGGCCGGTTGCTCGTCGTGGGCCTCGGCCCGGGAACCGACCTCATGTTTCTGCCGCCCGCGGTGACATCGGTCGCGGCGGTCGAACCGGAGGCGGCTATGCGTCGGATGGCTGGCGCCCTGGCACGCCGCTGTGGCGTGGAGGTCGACATCGTGGAGGGGGTCGGGGAGGCGATACCCTTCCCGGACAACAGTTTCGACTCGGTACATGTCGGGCTGGTGTTGTGCTCGGTCGACGATGTGGCGGCAACCCTCGGCGAGATCCGGCGGGTGCTCGCCCCGGGAGGCCGGTTGGTGGTTCTTGAGCATGTCCGTGGGGACGGCGTGATGGGGCGGTTCCAGGATCTGATCGCCAAGCCATGGTCGTGGCTTGCCTCCGGGTGCGAGCCCAACCGCCGGACCGTCGAAGCGATTGCCGCGGCCGGATTCGATACCAGCGGCCTGCGCAGTGTTCGAAGAACCCTGGTGCCGCCGCCGTGCACGCCTCACCTGCAAGGCGTCGCCACCGTAGTCGAATAG
- a CDS encoding FtsX-like permease family protein produces MAVSAMYLVAIFGIFGSITGSVNRLADGVAGVAALEVSGITDAGFPEAVLADVAKVPGVAAAAPMIRMSAPTDTEPVLLFGADDRSAALEGALKDAVGVKVDAPSRTAAGVQIGPSVGHTRGDTFRLGSGSVTVAEVLQGKQLADLNGGHYVLAPLPLAQEVTGRQGQLDSILVTTTPGANLATVRDGVTAAVNGRAIVADPSLRAVRAGDGVKLMNYMALMGAAVALVVGAFLIYTTMTMAIAQRRPVISMLRAIGGRRVTIIRDMLAEAAILGLIGGAIGSALGILLGRKAIGRLPPTVTQGLEARIEYWLPDYAIPAAVAATVLTSVAASAMAARQVYKVSPIEALAPVGVSVADNVPRWLRVASGVVAAAVLAASMLTVLYQPGSLAFVAIAALFVAEIALGFALAGLIVGATATVARVFGSPGALAAPTVQRAPRRVWATVMTVLIAVVTTVVITGTNNDMIRSARAIFAPVADVDVWVSANSPDRYPTDVLPQGLTEKVAAVPGVANVVEGASGFAVIGGTRVMLDGFSPGTRDPLFRALDDRVRQDVLAGRGVVLSQNLGKTLDVRVGDELELQTPHGPQRTPVLALVPYFSTVIGTVGMSLERMRAWFDRPGTTTLQVTAVESTDPGRLLAAVRGAVPAPNYVYDGRAALAGLEAPLHQSMLIANAVWIIVVFVAAVALLNTLTLSVLERRREIGVLRAMGSSRRYTLGMVLAEAAAIGAVGGVAGLLIGVIDQWLFSLVSGSVMNFDVTFRPSPMAVAFTVGALAISLLGSVPPARRAARLNIIEAISVE; encoded by the coding sequence GGAGTCGCGGCTGCGGCACCGATGATCCGGATGTCCGCGCCCACCGATACCGAACCGGTTCTGCTGTTCGGCGCCGATGACCGCAGCGCCGCGCTGGAAGGTGCCTTGAAAGATGCTGTCGGCGTGAAGGTTGACGCACCGTCGCGGACGGCCGCCGGTGTCCAGATCGGGCCGTCCGTCGGCCATACGAGGGGCGATACGTTCCGGCTCGGCTCGGGTTCGGTCACCGTGGCCGAGGTGCTCCAGGGCAAGCAACTCGCGGATCTCAACGGCGGGCACTATGTGCTCGCCCCACTGCCGTTGGCGCAGGAGGTCACCGGGCGGCAAGGTCAGCTCGATTCGATTCTGGTCACCACAACACCGGGCGCGAATCTAGCCACCGTTCGGGACGGGGTCACCGCCGCCGTGAACGGCCGGGCGATCGTCGCTGATCCGAGCCTGCGGGCGGTGCGGGCTGGCGACGGCGTCAAGCTCATGAACTACATGGCCCTGATGGGCGCGGCGGTCGCGTTGGTGGTCGGCGCGTTCCTGATCTACACGACGATGACCATGGCGATCGCCCAACGCCGCCCGGTCATCTCGATGCTGCGCGCCATCGGCGGGCGCCGCGTCACGATCATTCGCGACATGCTCGCCGAGGCCGCGATCCTCGGGCTGATCGGCGGCGCCATCGGCTCGGCTCTCGGAATTCTGCTGGGCCGAAAGGCGATTGGCCGTTTGCCGCCGACGGTAACCCAAGGGCTCGAAGCCCGCATCGAGTACTGGTTGCCCGACTACGCGATCCCGGCTGCCGTCGCCGCGACGGTACTGACCAGTGTGGCCGCGTCTGCGATGGCCGCCCGGCAGGTGTACAAGGTGTCACCGATCGAGGCGCTGGCACCCGTCGGGGTTTCCGTGGCCGACAACGTGCCGCGTTGGCTGCGTGTCGCCAGCGGAGTCGTGGCGGCGGCGGTGTTGGCAGCATCGATGCTGACCGTGCTCTACCAACCGGGGTCGCTCGCCTTCGTCGCGATCGCAGCACTGTTCGTCGCCGAGATCGCGCTGGGTTTCGCGCTGGCCGGACTCATCGTCGGTGCGACAGCCACCGTGGCCCGAGTGTTCGGTTCACCCGGGGCGCTGGCGGCGCCGACGGTCCAGCGCGCACCGCGGCGGGTGTGGGCCACGGTCATGACCGTGCTGATCGCCGTAGTCACCACCGTGGTGATCACCGGGACGAACAACGACATGATCCGATCCGCACGCGCCATCTTCGCGCCGGTCGCCGATGTCGATGTCTGGGTGAGCGCGAACTCACCCGACCGCTACCCCACTGACGTTCTGCCACAGGGTCTTACCGAGAAGGTGGCGGCGGTGCCGGGTGTCGCGAACGTCGTCGAAGGTGCCTCCGGATTTGCCGTCATCGGCGGCACCCGCGTGATGCTCGACGGGTTCTCCCCTGGCACACGCGATCCGCTTTTCCGTGCGCTCGACGATCGGGTACGTCAGGACGTACTCGCCGGCCGGGGCGTGGTGCTCTCACAGAACCTGGGCAAGACTCTCGACGTCCGGGTGGGCGACGAGCTGGAGCTGCAAACGCCCCACGGTCCACAGCGCACGCCCGTGCTGGCACTGGTTCCCTATTTCTCGACGGTCATCGGCACCGTCGGAATGAGCCTGGAACGCATGCGGGCATGGTTTGACCGCCCGGGCACGACGACACTGCAAGTCACCGCCGTCGAGAGCACAGATCCGGGACGGCTACTGGCCGCCGTACGCGGTGCGGTGCCCGCACCGAACTATGTGTACGACGGCCGCGCCGCGTTGGCCGGTCTGGAAGCCCCGCTACACCAAAGCATGCTGATCGCTAACGCCGTGTGGATCATCGTGGTGTTCGTCGCCGCGGTCGCACTGCTCAACACACTGACGCTCTCGGTGCTCGAACGTCGCCGGGAGATCGGTGTGCTGCGGGCGATGGGATCGAGCCGCCGATACACGTTGGGCATGGTTCTTGCCGAGGCCGCGGCCATTGGGGCCGTGGGCGGTGTCGCGGGGCTGCTGATTGGTGTCATTGATCAGTGGCTGTTCAGCCTCGTCAGCGGCAGCGTCATGAACTTCGACGTCACCTTCCGGCCGAGCCCGATGGCGGTGGCCTTCACCGTGGGCGCGCTGGCGATCAGCCTGCTGGGCTCGGTCCCACCCGCACGCCGCGCCGCTCGGCTCAACATCATCGAGGCCATCAGCGTCGAATAA